From the Glycine max cultivar Williams 82 chromosome 11, Glycine_max_v4.0, whole genome shotgun sequence genome, the window GACTGTTCAACCAATCTAATCAATCAAgatggttattttttatttgtaaataacaTAAATCCTAGAATATATACAGATTATCATATAGTATTGACTAAATCATATGGCATTGATTAATGCCTAAACTCTGAGGTATTTTATTAAATacgtttttcttaaaaaaagtggattcatatttttaaattatcaaacaaGTTAGCTTATAACTCGTCTTACTAAACTGCAGAAGATGAGACGTTTAtgctattttttaagaaataaaagtcatgttaatTAATAGGATACTgctatttttattatcttctgTAGGCACCATCTGTTAATTAGTTGTTCACTTGTTAATTTGCCTTTCTACTAGCACCTTTCTTTTGCTATATAAATACATTGCGTTGTTATTGCTGAATACAATAAGCCTTTTGTAGTCTCAATTTTCTCCTCGTTTTCCTCTTACTCAAGCACTCCAAATCTGCACTAATGAACAAAACCGCAGGAATGTCAATGtaactttttcataaaaataagtaagatttacaaataattataCCCATCTTTGATAATGAACtggacaaaaatttatttttagatcaTATACTCAATCATCGAGCAGGTATTATAGAATTTGAGGTAGTAGTGTTAGTCATAGAGGAACTAGTTGAAGCAGAGATATCATTGCGGGGCTTTAAATTTGACTCAAAAAAGATAGGCATCGATGGTCTCATATGTTCAAGTAAGTCATTGCTACTGAGTAGGATTACTACTTCAGACATGGCTGGCCTCATTGCAGCCGATGCTTGAGTACACAACAAAGCAATGCCCATCactttcttcacttcttctgcATCATACTTATAAGGGTTTAAGCTTTTGTCCACTAACTCCAAGTGCTTGCCACTCTCATACAATTTCCATGCCTGTTGTAGTAAAAACCAAGGGTGATATGATAAAATGTtacaagaaagcaaaaaaaaattggtacatATTTATGGGAAGTTCCTTACTTGTCGAAGAAGGTAATCATCCTCACTATCATCATTAACAGCATTCACATCAGTACTCTTTCGACCACTTATGATTTCTAGGACTACAATTCCATAGCTGTATGTATCAGCCTTTTCTGATAATTGACCATGGAGTGCATACTCTGGTGCTGTGTATCCCCTGACAAGTGCATCACATTTATGccacatatataattaagaaattatgaGACTATTTTGCATGTGGCGGCAGTATATTTGACTCTTAAAATTTTCAAGTTGAGTCATTGGTATTATATTTTGACTTACAATGTCCCAGCAAATCTTGTACTAAGATGAGATTGGTCCCCTGGAAGCAACTTCACCAATCCAAAATCAGCAATTTTGGGCTGAAGCTCTTCATCCAAGAGGATATTGCCACTCTTAATATCTCTATGTATGATTGAAACATGAAATTCCTCATGTAGATAGGCCAATCCCCTTGCTGTGCCCAAAATTATATCATAGCGTTGTCTCCAGTTGAGTGAATTTTTTCTTATACCTGTTTCCCATGTTTGTTCAAAACTTTAGAGGTGAAAAAAGGGGTAAAGAAAAACTTACACAAAATGcttttattggaaattaaaatgtttGTTACCAAATAAGAATTTTTCAAGGCTGTTGTTTGCCATGTATTCGTAAACAAGTATTCTGTCTTGGCCTTTAACGCAACAACCAAGAAGTTGAACCAgatttttgtgatgaacattACTTATAAGCGTTACTTCTCTTTCAAAATCATCATCTATCTTGCTGGATTTTGCTGAAAGTAACTTTACTGCAACAACTTTCCCATTTTTCATTGTCCCCTATTGAATAGACACCGAATTAAGATTTGTGCTTGAAAGTGATTTATCTCTATCACTAGATGTGTAGCTTGTAAGTAATATTGCCTTCTTAGCTTATGGAGAGATCTTAATTGACAACTttacattaaaaacaaaacgCTTAAGAGTCATGATTGAAATGTGAGGAGGAACAACTCAAGTTTACCTTGTACACAGCACCAAAGCCTCCTTCTCCTAGCTTATTTCTCTCACTAAAATTTTTTGTTGCGGCTTTCAAGTCACTATACTTGTACTTGGTTGCAGCTTTCAACTCTGTTGCTCCCAATGTGTAAGCTGCTAAGTTAATATTAGttagatttttctttatatataaatgaggAAATGAATTCATCTATGTTTAGGAGaacaattaatgatatttttagacatggtaattttgtaatataGTTGGATACAAGGCAACACATATAGACTTTCCGAAGTCCAAAATTTGTTATTACCTCTAGGAACTCTCTTGGGACTGTTGGATCTTCTATACCAGCGAAATAATGAAAGAAGGATCACAGCAAGGATTACACCTCCAACACCGCCACCAAAAATGACCCACTTCTTGCTTGAACTTCCTCCTTCAAGACAGAAAAGAAGTTGACCTCAATTCCAAACGACATGCTCGTTCAACATGTTGATATTATATTACGAGAAATACTAGCAACATGTTTTTCTAATACATTCTCTGCTActgattaaaatttgttagaaaCTACAAACATTATAATTGAAACACATTAAATAAGTACGtctcaaaattttgtaaatgtgattttcaatatattttcaccaaaaataaaGTGAGTTAGATAATGTGTTACTAGTCCATTAGTCCATTTTTACTCATTAAAGTCAACATCTGTTAAATGGAGTAGTTATGGCATTTGTACCTTTGTTTAAGAAGGGACTGATATCAGTGGTTTGGTTATCAGCAAAGAAGGGTGTCTGTGAGTATCTCATAAAGCATCCAGCAGGATCAATTGCCCTACCATTTGTATTGGGAAGACAACCTTGTATGTTACTCTGTTGAATTGACAAACAACTCGAACAAGTGTCTCGTGTAAAAGTTTCAGCACATTGTGCAACGGCATAGATTGCAATACCAGCCACTTGTGTCTTGGTAGTTGCAAAGTAACGACTAATTTTAGGTGTTGCGATTCGCAGGTCCATTAGCACTTGCTGTACAGTTGTACTAAAAGTAGTGGTTTCAACTGCTGTCTGATTTCCACAACGCATACTGTTGCCAGGCAGAGTGGTGTCTTCATAGAAGTTATTGTTCTCATACCTTAACAACAGATTTGAAAGTATCAAATAAACTTGTAATGAAGACATAAGAAAAACTAATCGACATTCTCAATCATCTTAAACATCATATTAGTTATTTGTGCTCATATTTTTTCagcaaatgttaattattaactttctgttagtgaaatttgaatccatgacttttttcttttttcttcttccttcactGTCAAGTCAATCTTATAAATCCCTATGTGTGTTCATGTAACCAAAAAGCAGTGCTGTCATCTGTAGTCTGACTTCCACAATATGTGTGACTTCTAGGAATGTTCTCAAAGAAGAAGTCATTGCTCTCGTAACTCAACAGTCAAAAACATTTGAAAGCAATAATCATCAAAGTCAATTCTGTCTTAGTCTCATGAACTGCGAACCAACATGTTCTTGTGATGAAAACATATCTAAAAACTCTAATCCACACGCTCTCAATAATATATAAACACCTAGCTTGTTGGAACTAATTGTTGATCTAAAAAAATCTAGCTTGTTGGTAACTTGTGTTAAATGTTCATTTAACCCAGGTACGGACCAGGATATTATGAGTTGGAGGGccaactttaaaaattaaaattcattcaaTTAATATACAAGCATCAAAAttcatacaaaatatttataattatgtgtTTTACAAAATGATCAAAGAacgtataataaaaatatatttttacatagaaaataaattaaatattatttttaagacacaattacaaattacaaaatctTGAATTTTAAATGCCACCAAAAACATACtggaatttatataaaaataaaataaaattggtatCAATGttaaacatactttttttaccaaaaaaaaaaaccatcctATTAGTTATGTTCCAAAAATCTAGTaaaaacaagaataaattaGTTTCCTCACTAAATTATTGATTACAACAATAGTAGCCCAAAACATTGGTATCACCAAGGGATTTAGCTTAATTGGTTGACCATGTAagtcttataaattttttgacatcgtgtttaatttttacctatgaaaaaaaatctacaccattaaagaataatttatataaatattttgtataaattttaatatttatatattttattgattttgttgtttttagaaagatatgaaggattaaaagataaagaaactcAGGATATTACTACAAAAGAAGGTTGTTTTATTGATTTGGAAAGCAGAGTACCTTTTACAAAGAGATGctaaaatatatagataaaacTCCTATGGGTTGTTgcctaaaaaatagaagataaatttaaaaacagcATAACAGCATAATAGCCTAACAACATATCTGCAGCATAACAACATATCCTAAAAAAACTagcaacaatttaaaaaatttgtttcaagAGTCAAACAGTTAACACTCCTCCTTGACTCTGGAACAGCATACACCAAGCCTCTGCCTCAAGAATTCATATCTAGCTTTAGGAAGCGCCTTTGTTAGGATATCAGCACTTTGTTCCTTTGTTGTGtagtaaattaatttcacttctccttccttTTGTGCCTCCCTGAGAAAATAGAGTTTTATCTTGAAGTGTTTTGTTTTGCCATGAAACACTGgattatttgaaattgaaattgcagCTTGATTATCCACAAATATCTGCGTACTGTCTTGTTGTTCCATATGCAAATCTGTCATAAGCTTTCTGATCCAAAGAGCTTGATTTACAGCAGCAGTTGCAGCAACATATTCTGCTTCTGCTGTGGATTGAGCTATTACTTCCTGTTTCTTTGAATACCATGAGAAAATTCCAGAACCAAAGCTAAAAAGATAACCTGAAGTACTTCTCATATCATCAGCACATCCAGCCCAATCACTATCAGAATAACCATGAAGTCTGAAGTTTTTAACATAATGGTATCTTATTCCAAAATCAATTGTGCCTTTAACATATCTAAGAACTCTTTTTGCTGCCTGAAAATGAATTCTACTAGCACAGTTCATGTACCTTGATAACAAGCTTACTGCATGCAAGATGTCAGGCCTTGATGCACTTAAATACATTAGGCAGCCTATAAGGCTCCTATACAGCTTTTCATCCACTTTTTCAGCTCCATCTTCTTTGCAAaacttctccttttgattcattggAGTTGCAGTTGGTTTGCACCCTTCCATGTTGAACTTCTTGAGAATttcatttgcatatttttcCTGGCAAAGAAATATTTCATTCTGTTTTTGATACACCTGCATACCGAGAAAGAATGTCATCCTTCCAATGTCTGTCATTTCAAAAGCatctttcatttcttccttgaACTTGTCAATATGCTCCCCGCTGCTTCCCAAAACCAGTAGATCATCAACATATAGAGATACTGCAAGCATTTCACCATCAGTCTTCTTCACATATAAAGTAGATTCACTTAAACTTTTTTTGAAGCCTAAGTTCACCAAGTGTGCATCAATTCTGCTATACCATGACCGCGGTGCCTGCTTTAAACCATACAAAGCTTTCCTTAATCGATATACTTTCTCCTCCTGTCCTTGAACAACGAACCCTTCAGATTGCTCAACAAAAATTTCTTCCTCCAAGTATCCATTTAAGAAGGCtgatttcacatccatttgatgtatAATCCAACCTTTTTGTGCAACAAGAGACATCAACATTCTTAAGGTTTCTAGTCTGGCAACTAGGGCAAAAGTCTCTGAAAAATCAACACCAAACACTTGAGCATATCCTTTAACAACAAGCCTTGCCTTGTATTTGTTTATAGAACCATCTGAATTGAGCTTGGTTCTATAAACCCACTTGACACCAATCGCTTTCTTGTGGTTAGGTCTGTCCACCAGCtcccatgttttatttttttcaatcattatAAGCTCCTCTTTCATTGCATTTCTCCATTTTTGATCAGCTGTAGCTTCTTCATATCCCTCAGGCTCCATCACAGCAACATTACACCTTTGGTAGATGTCTGAAAGTGATCTGGTTCCTCTGATAGGTTCTTCATCAACATCTTCATTCTCTTCCTGAAACTCAGACCTCTAATCATTTTTCCAGTCCCAACTATCTGACTCCAGAAATTTGACATCCCTGCTGACGATTACTTTGTTGCTCTGTGGTAGGTAGATTCTGTAGGCCTTTGAAGTTGAGCTATAACCTACAAAAATTTCAGGTTCTGCTTTCTTGTCAAGCTTGTCTCTTTTTACTTGAGGTATGTAAGAGAAACATAGGCAGCCAAATGTCTTCAGATTTGTTAGCTTCGGTTTGTAGTCATGCCATGCTTCAAATGGAGTCTTTTTCTGCAAAGCTTTTGTTGGTAACCTATTCAGCAAAAAAACTGTTGTGTGTGCAGCCTCTGCCCAAAATTCCTTTGGTAGCCCTTTGTCATGAAGTAAGCACCTTGTCATCTCCATAATTGTTCGGTTTTTCCTCTCGACAACACCATTCTGTTGCGGAGTGTATGGTGCTGTCAATTGATGTTCAATGCCTGCATCTACACAAAACTTGTTAAATTTTTCAGAGGTATATTCAGTTCCATTATCGGACCTGATCACCTGCATCTTGCATCCACTTTGAGTTTCAACCCAAGCTTTAAACTTCACAAAGATGTCAGCAACATCAGATTTAAACTTCATAGAATAAATCCAACACATtcttgaataatcatcaatgaaTGCAATATAATACTTACTGTCATTCAATGATGGTGTTTTCATGGGTCCTCCCACATCTGTGTGTACTAACTGCAGCTTTTGTGAAGCCCTTGAAGTCTTGTTTTGTTAGGAAGTCTGGTTTGCTTTCCATATTGGCAAGCAACACATTTTGGAGGTAAATTGTCTAATTCTGGCATATCTTTCACTATATTGTTCTTTCTCATGAAAAGTAGTGCAGCATGATGAAAGTGCCCCAATCTCTTGTGCCAAAGCATTGTATTATCATCCTCTTTGTGTACAGCTGCTTGCTGCTCCTCATTCATCAAGTCCAAGACAAAACTCTTGCCTTtcatttgaactttgatcatttctaTGTTGTTTGCATCTTTAATCACACAGTTTTTGTCCTAAAACAACACCTTATATCCTTTCTCCAGCAGTTGAGTAACACTTAAAAGGTTTTGATTAATTTCAGGGACATATAATACATcagaaattaatttcaaacCTGAGTGGCCTTCAATTGTAACCGTTCCCTTGCCTTTTACTGCAATGAGTGCTCCATTTCCAATTCTGACTTTGGAAATAGTTGTCTCGTCCAATTCTTTGAAAAGTTCACGATGATAAGTCATGTGGTTTGTGCAACCACTGTCTATAAGCAACCTCTCCGTAGTGGTGTTGGTTGCAAATCATGATGCTACAAACAGCTGCTCCTCCATAGGCTGATCTTCAGCAGCCTTGGCTTctccttgttgttgttgttgagtctTGCATATTTTTTCCACATGTCCTAATTGACCACACTTGTGGCATTTTATGTCTGGTCTCCACCAACACTTGTTGTGTgggtgattattttttttgcaataagGACAAGGTGAAAAGACACGTGTCTTGCTGCTTTGGCCATTTTTGTTGTTGCTCTGCTTCTTCTTGTTATTTTTGCCTCCTTTGTAATTCTGTGATCTAGCCTGAAAAGCACCCTCAACAGACCCTTCTTGCCTCATAAGCCTCCTTTGTTCTTGTGCTTGTAGTGCATTCAACAATTCTGCCAATTTAATGCTTGACAAATTCCTTGAATTCTCCAGAGATGCAATTGTGGCTTCAAACTTTTTAGGTATTGTGACTAGAATTTTTTGAACAATTCTAGCGTCTGAAAATTCAGTACCTGGGAGCCTTACATTATTGACTATGCCAAGAAGCCTATCAGAGTATTCCTTAATCGTTTCTGATTCCTTCATTCTCTGCATCTCAAGCAAAGTTGTTTTTGCTTTTGACTTTCTCTGCTTCCTTTCTTTGTGATTTTTGATTTGAGCAACCGTTGGATTGTCCAACAAGGGTTCGACTTCGTACACATCTTCAACAGCTTCCCACAAATCACCTGCTTCGAGATAGGCTTCCATTCTAAAAGCCCA encodes:
- the CRK40 gene encoding cysteine-rich receptor-like protein kinase 2; amino-acid sequence: MVKLFKVVALTLLVLWSWWSFEGAVGDPQLFLLTNECSGFTTANFDLSTFFQNLNASFADLREQVTNQSKQFAIAQSTSGTSPVYAMFQCMNYLSIADCAACLAAADTEIRNCSTGTTDGARVVYDGCFLRYENNNFYEDTTLPGNSMRCGNQTAVETTTFSTTVQQVLMDLRIATPKISRYFATTKTQVAGIAIYAVAQCAETFTRDTCSSCLSIQQSNIQGCLPNTNGRAIDPAGCFMRYSQTPFFADNQTTDISPFLNKGGSSSKKWVIFGGGVGGVILAVILLSLFRWYRRSNSPKRVPRAYTLGATELKAATKYKYSDLKAATKNFSERNKLGEGGFGAVYKGTMKNGKVVAVKLLSAKSSKIDDDFEREVTLISNVHHKNLVQLLGCCVKGQDRILVYEYMANNSLEKFLFGIRKNSLNWRQRYDIILGTARGLAYLHEEFHVSIIHRDIKSGNILLDEELQPKIADFGLVKLLPGDQSHLSTRFAGTLGYTAPEYALHGQLSEKADTYSYGIVVLEIISGRKSTDVNAVNDDSEDDYLLRQAWKLYESGKHLELVDKSLNPYKYDAEEVKKVMGIALLCTQASAAMRPAMSEVVILLSSNDLLEHMRPSMPIFFESNLKPRNDISASTSSSMTNTTTSNSIIPAR